DNA from Chloroflexota bacterium:
GCATCTGCCGTTGCGATTTCGCATTGTCTCTATGCGCACTTTGCCATCTGGACTGATCTCGGTGATCTAGTGCGGTTCCCAAGCGTTTCTCAGCCACGAATTCAGCAATCTCTTTAGGTGCATCTCAACTCTGCCAATTGACGGTTATAGTCCAAGCCAGCCAGTTCTCATCCAAACAGTCACGTGGAACGCTGACAACTACTTGCGTCTTCACATGCTTTCTCCGGCTTCCAGTTAGGACTCTCTTATGACTACTCTTGAGTCGCCACCTCTCTGGCAGGACTGTAGTCAATTTCTTGACTACTGCGGTTATCTCAACCGTTCCCCTCAAACGGTTCGGACCTATGAGCAGATGCTTAGAGACTTCGTTTCCTACTGCACAAGAACGAACCGTCCCGTGACATGTGTTGAAGACCTCACGTTGCCCGTAATCACGGCATTCCTGGCCTGGAAGCGCACACATACGAGCGCGTCGACTCTCGCAAAGTATGCATCGTGCCTGCGCAGTATGCTCCGTTACTTTAGCTTGCATGAGGATCGCGCCGTACTTGCTTACGACAAGGTGCAACTCCCAAAATTGCAGCGCCACGCGCCGCGCAACGTCCCTACCGCTGAAGACATCGTGCACCTCTTCCGTTCCATCCCACAGGATTCCTCCCAGGGGAGACGTGATCGTGCGCTCGTCATGCTCTTTTTCTCTACGGGGCTGCGCTTGGCGGAACTCTGCGCGCTCGACCGTGCCGATCTGCCGTTAGAGCGTCTCGGCGCCGACCAACTG
Protein-coding regions in this window:
- a CDS encoding tyrosine-type recombinase/integrase; translated protein: MTTLESPPLWQDCSQFLDYCGYLNRSPQTVRTYEQMLRDFVSYCTRTNRPVTCVEDLTLPVITAFLAWKRTHTSASTLAKYASCLRSMLRYFSLHEDRAVLAYDKVQLPKLQRHAPRNVPTAEDIVHLFRSIPQDSSQGRRDRALVMLFFSTGLRLAELCALDRADLPLERLGADQLLQIIIRGKGDKDRPVFLQQGAQLAVREYLATREDDFPPLFIRYRPGKSAEDDAEDREKRLSPRMVRKIITQHARRSGVGHLAPHALRHGFAVDLLRNDVNLRVIQELLGHSSLSTTQIYTHLVNRALADAVRHRADPVG